From a single Macrobrachium rosenbergii isolate ZJJX-2024 chromosome 7, ASM4041242v1, whole genome shotgun sequence genomic region:
- the LOC136840331 gene encoding hepatic lectin-like, protein MNSDLVKITNDQEYTFLLNRVKGHRYYVGLSDQQEEGTFRWVADGTIHSTVRSWWKEGEPNNCKDAQTALQEKTALITKPMAKVSLMSAVTCSSGTSVRNLPS, encoded by the exons ATGAATTCTGACCTGGTCAAAATCACTAATGACCAAGAGTACACCTTCCTCCTTA ATCGTGTGAAAGGTCACCGCTACTACGTAGGACTGAGTGACCAGCAAGAAGAGGGAACCTTCAGATGGGTGGCAGATGGTACCATTCACTCAACCGTTAGATCATG GTGGAAGGAAGGTGAGCCCAACAACTGCAAAGATGCACAAACAGCCTTGCAGGAGAAGACTGCGTTAATTACGAAGCCAATGGCGAAGGTTTCACTGATGTCGGCTGTAACCTGCAGCTCGG GTACATCTGTGAGAAACCTGCCCAGCTAG